One window of Psychrobacillus sp. FSL H8-0483 genomic DNA carries:
- a CDS encoding competence protein CoiA family protein translates to MFIILTAITKQGEIIIPANYSQDSLKELKERSAFLCMQCQEEVILKNGTINIPHFAHKRNVECAQLFSEGESEDHLNGKLQLYAFFHQLNLNCQLEPFIQTLKQRPDILLQKNEEQVAIEFQCSQILPSTIIERNAGYKMQQIIPLWILRTPSILEFPNQEIGLMQLSSFRQQFFLVSPTYGKMIITYCPQTKYFHYISNLLHIKANLYIVKVKKLPITNQTWPFAIVKHISLEEFEKYLSMYIEHRFKHIDNLYYYNKKGVQSAFLQVCYRWQLQPKKLPPFIGIPTIFAESFHVHAVEWQTQFIDYLYSLNIPIHQASLLQCKSFLINRPIGPIQSELKLEAVKSYLFVLKKCIIQSENVVYKSKYSISKMNQLLYRQFLAKCPEN, encoded by the coding sequence GTGTTTATCATACTAACGGCTATTACAAAACAAGGAGAAATTATTATTCCGGCCAATTATTCACAGGATAGTTTGAAAGAACTAAAGGAAAGAAGTGCTTTTCTATGCATGCAATGCCAAGAGGAGGTCATTTTGAAGAATGGTACCATTAATATTCCTCATTTTGCTCATAAGCGAAATGTCGAATGCGCACAGTTATTTTCAGAAGGAGAAAGTGAAGATCATTTAAATGGTAAACTACAACTCTATGCTTTTTTTCATCAATTGAACCTAAATTGTCAACTAGAGCCATTTATTCAAACGCTCAAGCAGAGACCAGATATTTTGCTGCAAAAGAATGAAGAACAAGTAGCAATTGAATTTCAATGCAGCCAAATACTACCCTCTACAATTATTGAACGTAATGCAGGATATAAAATGCAGCAAATAATCCCACTTTGGATATTAAGAACACCTTCCATCTTAGAGTTCCCGAATCAAGAAATAGGGCTGATGCAACTATCCTCATTTCGCCAACAATTTTTCCTCGTATCCCCCACATACGGAAAAATGATTATCACCTACTGTCCCCAAACAAAATACTTTCATTATATTTCAAACCTATTGCATATAAAAGCAAACCTATATATCGTCAAAGTAAAAAAGTTACCTATTACAAACCAAACCTGGCCATTTGCAATCGTAAAACATATTTCTTTGGAGGAATTTGAAAAGTATTTAAGCATGTATATAGAGCATCGGTTCAAGCATATAGACAATCTTTACTATTACAATAAAAAAGGAGTTCAATCAGCCTTTTTACAAGTCTGCTATAGATGGCAACTACAACCTAAAAAGCTTCCTCCATTTATAGGGATTCCAACTATCTTTGCAGAGTCATTTCATGTACATGCTGTGGAGTGGCAAACTCAATTTATCGATTATTTATATTCCTTAAATATCCCCATTCATCAAGCGTCTCTCCTACAATGTAAATCTTTTCTCATCAATAGACCAATAGGACCCATTCAATCAGAACTCAAGCTAGAAGCAGTAAAGTCATATTTATTTGTATTAAAAAAATGTATAATTCAATCAGAAAATGTCGTTTATAAAAGCAAGTACAGCATTTCTAAAATG